From a region of the Candidatus Korarchaeota archaeon NZ13-K genome:
- a CDS encoding phosphate uptake regulator PhoU: MRDLGSRSLLVIGGSSYALTLPKEWVRERGISAGSRVRLFEGSSGELIISPVGEAGSRVRVELRGRLREGAWEIVAAYLDGYDEVEILRERLTREDVGILRRTASKLMGMEILEEGPGRILMRCLMDYSSAHPADLLLRMKGIVTGMLSDLGRACLEGDEETLSLVVERDDDVDRLYFALVRQVRKAMRSPEIMGRLELEPIDLLDMRIAAMILELIADSVVELAQCGLSCEKISGTLEEASNLLSSAFRSLELRDFRAALEVRERVERSLSELAERLKGEMTLLPLANLLVRIGDLCDLVGPRF, from the coding sequence ATGAGGGACCTGGGCTCTAGGTCGCTCCTGGTAATAGGGGGAAGCTCCTACGCCCTGACCCTGCCGAAGGAGTGGGTGAGGGAGAGGGGGATATCGGCCGGATCCAGGGTCAGGCTGTTCGAGGGCTCCTCCGGGGAGCTGATAATCTCCCCTGTCGGGGAGGCTGGCTCCAGGGTCAGGGTTGAGCTGAGGGGGAGACTGAGGGAGGGGGCCTGGGAGATAGTGGCGGCCTACCTGGATGGCTACGATGAGGTGGAGATCCTCAGGGAGAGGCTGACGAGGGAGGACGTTGGGATCCTCAGGAGGACCGCTTCCAAGCTCATGGGGATGGAGATACTCGAGGAGGGCCCCGGGAGGATTCTGATGAGGTGCCTGATGGACTACTCCTCGGCCCACCCCGCGGACCTTCTCCTCAGGATGAAGGGCATTGTCACGGGCATGCTCTCGGACCTCGGGAGGGCCTGCCTGGAGGGGGATGAGGAAACCCTCTCCCTGGTCGTTGAGAGGGATGATGACGTTGACAGGCTCTACTTCGCCCTGGTCAGGCAGGTCAGGAAGGCCATGAGGAGCCCGGAGATAATGGGGAGGCTCGAGCTGGAGCCGATAGACCTTCTGGACATGAGGATAGCGGCCATGATACTCGAGCTGATAGCCGATAGCGTGGTGGAGCTCGCCCAATGCGGCCTCAGCTGCGAGAAGATCTCCGGGACGCTTGAGGAGGCATCGAACCTCCTTTCCTCGGCTTTCAGATCGCTGGAGCTGAGGGACTTCAGGGCGGCCCTGGAGGTGAGGGAGAGGGTCGAGAGAAGCCTGAGCGAGCTGGCTGAGAGGCTCAAGGGTGAGATGACGCTGCTGCCCCTCGCGAACCTCCTCGTCAGGATAGGGGACCTCTGCGACCTGGTGGGGCCAAGGTTCTAG